One Diadema setosum chromosome 8, eeDiaSeto1, whole genome shotgun sequence genomic window carries:
- the LOC140231907 gene encoding uncharacterized protein codes for METRLRLGILVFFCALLTPTLSQWQERADKCGRQGNGPSAAIVGGEKAEEYEWPWQAALYRGGRRICGASVIDYEWAITAAHCVDIIFEPEIFEFKVGSTKLSSNLTSPVQMVRATEVYVHPLYSDSGFDNDIALFRVGDHFSFPTDYTVNSVCLPTADMADDFEAGTTAVVTGWGALEQGGSTPDELYEVEVPIVDQTQCDEWYDGEITDNMICAGVEQGGIDSCQGDSGGPMVALRNDSTGQYYLIGIVSWGYGCAQPNYPGVYTRVTQFEDWISPIFDGDDETNPTRLNGTCAEDQFLCRGGECIPNLYRCSGSGQCYHDTDEEFCSGTLKMFDVFYYERIVGEDISREEVFPTKEDCANRCLAIGCRAFDVTPQGEDGFLCAFAMADYRTTREDNDEDRTFNHFVFLIQEPNAQFRQGAGVISSPMFMPGADTSLTQYSWTINVTFAGRDTLRFKLLAVNGSANCEEFDQNFALLSVSSPTTAEMTSLCLNDAAMEVEFNIKDTVAVVTFMTSDATEHGFLLDYESYYDCDETYTVGPGIVTSPNYPSNYPNSVRCSTLLQAPEGEVVFLRFNEMDIEYESLCRYDRVALYNGTTSDDPLLRYYCGTNVPWGTFQSPTNNLLVVFTSDNIISGGGFKATYDFGIATEATPDPDIAQIASLEGQLSTYKFGMAGVCVAAALIAIVLSASLYTVNKRDAENAAKVAKLAIVENGNAKPGYNRLDSVQDNDYTDIGRDEKKPNFDSQGTQATKTMIVAETGANAAKSIDEVDAGKVNEGFEPDYSTVNDRAEAADAVEAVAAAIDEVASGVQEVESDGSDSNTKVVVVDVIATPDSDKEQTLKSKSDDMQPPTAPDAMPSPPQADETLPPPPPDATPPPPPADATPPPPPPADDGDQDEEVASGNTSL; via the exons GGCGGTGAGAAGGCCGAGGAATATGAATGGCCATGGCAGGCCGCCCTCTATCGTGGTGGGCGGAGAATATGTGGCGCTTCGGTGATCGACTACGAGTGGGCGATCACAGCCGCTCACTGTGT TGACATCATATTCGAACCTGAGATCTTCGAGTTCAAGGTTGGCTCGACGAAGCTCTCCAGTAACTTGACAAGTCCGGTTCAAATGGTCCGGGCTACCGAGGTCTACGTCCATCCTCTGTACAGTGATTCGGGCTTCGATAACGACATCGCTCTCTTTAGAGTTGGGGACCACTTCAGTTTCCCGACCGACTACACAGTCAACTCCGTCTGCCTCCCGACGGCAGATATGGCCGATGACTTCGAGGCTGGGACAACAGCTGTGGTCACAGGATGGGGTGCTCTCGAACAAGGGG GTTCCACGCCGGACGAACTCTACGAAGTCGAAGTTCCCATCGTGGACCAGACCCAGTGTGACGAGTGGTACGACGGAGAGATCACGGACAATATGATTTGCGCTGGAGTCGAGCAGGGCGGAATTGATTCTTGTCAG GGTGACAGCGGCGGTCCAATGGTGGCGCTGCGCAATGACAGTACGGGGCAGTACTACCTGATCGGGATTGTGAGCTGGGGATATGGCTGTGCGCAGCCCAACTATCCCGGGGTCTACACCCGGGTCACCCAATTCGAGGATTGGATAAGCCCGATATTCGACGGAGACGATGAAACCAACCCCACACGCT TAAACGGCACGTGTGCTGAGGACCAGTTCTTGTGCAGAGGAGGGGAGTGCATCCCGAACTTGTATCGCTGCTCTGGATCCGGACAGTGTTACCACGACACTGACGAGGAATTTTGCA GTGGAACGCTGAAGATGTTCGACGTATTTTACTACGAGAGAATCGTTGGTGAAGACATCAGCAGGGAGGAGGTATTTCCCACGAAAGAGGACTGTGCAAATCGCTGCCTCGCCATTGGCTGCAGAGCATTTGACGTCACACCCCAAGGAGAAGACGGCTTCCTCTGCGCCTTTGCCATGGCAGATTACAGGACAACGCGGGAAGACAACGACGAAGATAGAACCTTCAACCATTTTGTCTTTCTCATCCAAG AGCCGAACGCCCAGTTCCGACAAGGGGCTGGTGTGATCTCCTCCCCGATGTTTATGCCCGGTGCCGATACCAGCCT AACACAATATAGCTGGACCATCAATGTCACCTTCGCGGGTCGAGACACTCTTCGATTCAAACTCCTCGCCGTAAACGGCTCCGCAAACTGCGAGGAGTTCGACCAGAACTTCGCCCTCCTCTCCGTCAGCAGCCCCACGACGGCGGAAATGACGTCGCTCTGCCTGAATGACGCGGCCATGGAAGTCGAGTTCAACATCAAAGACACGGTAGCCGTAGTCACCTTCATGACGTCGGACGCGACCGAGCACGGCTTTCTCCTCGACTACGAGTCAT attacGACTGTGACGAGACATACACCGTTGGTCCGGGCATAGTGACGTCACCAAACTACCCATCCAACTACCCTAACAGTGTGAGATGCAGCACACTCCTTCAG GCTCCGGAAGGAGAGGTGGTCTTCCTCCGGTTCAACGAGATGGACATCGAGTATGAATCCTTGTGCCGATACGATAGGGTGGCGCTCTACAATGGTACGACCTCCGACGACCCCTTGCTCCGCTATTACTGCGGAACCAACGTGCCCTGGGGAACCTTTCAGTCCCCGACAAACAACCTCCTGGTCGTCTTTACCTCCGACAACATTATATCCGGAGGTGGTTTTAAGGCTACCTACGATTTTGGAATAG CCACTGAAGCAACACCCGATCCCGATATAGCGCAAATTGCTTCCCTGGAGGGCCAACTGTCCACGTACAAGTTTGGCATGGCCGGAGTGTGCGTTGCTGCAGCCTTGATAGCTATCGTCCTCTCGGCTTCCTTGTACACGGTGAACAAGCGCGATGCCGAGAATGCCGCCAAAGTAGCCAAGCTGGCGATTGTAG AAAACGGCAATGCCAAGCCTGGCTATAACAGGCTCGATTCGGTCCAGGACAATGATTACACGGACATCGGACGCGATGAGAAGAAACCAAACTTTGATAGCCAAGGCACTCAAGCTACGAAGACCATGATCGTTGCGGAAACAGGCGCAAACGCTGCTAAAAGTATTGACGAAGTCGATGCTGGTAAGGTAAACGAGGGCTTCGAACCAGATTACAGCACGGTAAATGATCGGGCTGAGGCAGCCGACGCGGTTGAGGCCGTGGCCGCGGCCATCGATGAAGTGGCCAGCGGCGTACAAGAAGTCGAGAGCGATGGGTCTGATTCAAACACCAAGGTCGTTGTCGTTGATGTGATCGCCACCCCAGATTCGGATAAAGAGCAGACTCTCAAGTCGAAATCCGATGACATGCAACCCCCTACAGCACCTGACGCAATGCCATCCCCTCCCCAAGCTGACGAAACGCTCCCGCCTCCCCCACCTGACGCaacgccaccaccaccacctgcTGACGCAACgccaccaccacctcctccgGCGGATGATGGGGACCAGGACGAGGAAGTGGCTTCTGGAAACACCAGTCTCTAA